A region from the Aphis gossypii isolate Hap1 chromosome 1, ASM2018417v2, whole genome shotgun sequence genome encodes:
- the LOC114129838 gene encoding uncharacterized protein LOC114129838 isoform X4, whose translation MAGNKRIRRKTTDKSDKPGNKRIVRKADDDKSDESGNKRNLRKTTDKSDKPGNKQTVRKTDDDKSDETGNKRILRKTTEKSDKPGNKRTVRKTDGDKSDESGNNQILRKTTDKSDKPGNKRTVKKTDGDKSDESGNNQILRKTTDKSDKPGNKRTVKKTDGDKSDESGNNQILRKTTDKSDESGNKQFVLTTDDDKSDESENENSEENKLETTASISAPIFPDIPRPSFEVSIHIISFVCSICHKKVIEVRTIPCPHLNCLDCIPRQCTIKCENSLLDKIYDRPELYDKAASGSELELYDLINR comes from the exons ATGGCAGGGAACAAACGAATTAGGAGAAAAACCACTGACAAGTCAGACAAGCCAG GTAACAAACGAATTGTGAGAAAAGCCGATGACGACAAGTCTGACGAGTCAGGGAACAAACGAAATTTGAGAAAAACCACTGATAAGTCAGACAAGCCAGGTAACAAACAAACTGTGAGAAAAACCGATGACGACAAATCTGACGAGACAGGGAACAAACGAATTTTGAGAAAAACCACTGAAAAGTCAGACAAGCCAGGTAACAAACGAACTGTGAGAAAAACCGATGGCGACAAGTCTGACGAGTCAGGGAACAATCAAATTTTGAGAAAAACCACTGACAAGTCAGACAAGCCAGGTAACAAACGAACTGTGAAGAAAACCGATGGCGACAAGTCTGACGAGTCAGGGAACAATCAAATTTTGAGAAAAACCACTGACAAGTCAGACAAGCCAGGTAACAAACGAACTGTGAAGAAAACCGATGGCGACAAGTCTGACGAGTCAGGGAACAATCAAATTTTGAGAAAAACCACAGACAAGTCAGATGAGTCAGGTAACAAACAGTTTGTGTTAACAACCGATGACGACAAGTCTGACGAGTCAGAGAACGAGAACTCCGAAGAAAACAAACTAG AAACAACCGCCTCTATCTCTGCGCCAATCTTTCCGGACATTCCACGGCCAAGCTTTGAAGTCTCAATACATATCATTAGTTTTGTGTGTTCTATATgccataaaaaagtaatagag GTTCGCACGATACCATGTCCACATTTGAATTGTCTAGATTGTATCCCAAGACAGTGTACCATAAAATGCGAAAATTCCCTCCTTGACAAAATCTACGACAGGCCGGAATTGTATGATAAAGCTGCATCGGGATCTGAATTGGAgctttatgatttaataaatcgGTAA
- the LOC114129838 gene encoding dentin sialophosphoprotein-like isoform X1 — MAGNKRIRRKTTDKSDKPGNKPTVGKTDEDKSDESGNKRILRKTTKKSDKPGNKRIVRKADDDKSDESGNKRNLRKTTDKSDKPGNKQTVRKTDDDKSDETGNKRILRKTTEKSDKPGNKRTVRKTDGDKSDESGNNQILRKTTDKSDKPGNKRTVKKTDGDKSDESGNNQILRKTTDKSDKPGNKRTVKKTDGDKSDESGNNQILRKTTDKSDESGNKQFVLTTDDDKSDESENENSEENKLETTASISAPIFPDIPRPSFEVSIHIISFVCSICHKKVIEVRTIPCPHLNCLDCIPRQCTIKCENSLLDKIYDRPELYDKAASGSELELYDLINR, encoded by the exons ATGGCAGGGAACAAACGAATTAGGAGAAAAACCACTGACAAGTCAGACAAGCCAGGTAACAAACCAACTGTGGGAAAAACTGACGAAGACAAGTCTGACGAGTCAGGGAACAAACGAATTTTGAGAAAAACCACTAAAAAGTCAGACAAGCCAGGTAACAAACGAATTGTGAGAAAAGCCGATGACGACAAGTCTGACGAGTCAGGGAACAAACGAAATTTGAGAAAAACCACTGATAAGTCAGACAAGCCAGGTAACAAACAAACTGTGAGAAAAACCGATGACGACAAATCTGACGAGACAGGGAACAAACGAATTTTGAGAAAAACCACTGAAAAGTCAGACAAGCCAGGTAACAAACGAACTGTGAGAAAAACCGATGGCGACAAGTCTGACGAGTCAGGGAACAATCAAATTTTGAGAAAAACCACTGACAAGTCAGACAAGCCAGGTAACAAACGAACTGTGAAGAAAACCGATGGCGACAAGTCTGACGAGTCAGGGAACAATCAAATTTTGAGAAAAACCACTGACAAGTCAGACAAGCCAGGTAACAAACGAACTGTGAAGAAAACCGATGGCGACAAGTCTGACGAGTCAGGGAACAATCAAATTTTGAGAAAAACCACAGACAAGTCAGATGAGTCAGGTAACAAACAGTTTGTGTTAACAACCGATGACGACAAGTCTGACGAGTCAGAGAACGAGAACTCCGAAGAAAACAAACTAG AAACAACCGCCTCTATCTCTGCGCCAATCTTTCCGGACATTCCACGGCCAAGCTTTGAAGTCTCAATACATATCATTAGTTTTGTGTGTTCTATATgccataaaaaagtaatagag GTTCGCACGATACCATGTCCACATTTGAATTGTCTAGATTGTATCCCAAGACAGTGTACCATAAAATGCGAAAATTCCCTCCTTGACAAAATCTACGACAGGCCGGAATTGTATGATAAAGCTGCATCGGGATCTGAATTGGAgctttatgatttaataaatcgGTAA
- the LOC114129838 gene encoding protein starmaker-like isoform X2 encodes MAGNKRIRRKTTDKSDKPGNKPTVGKTDEDKSDESGNKRILRKTTKKSDKPGNKRIVRKADDDKSDESGNKRNLRKTTDKSDKPGNKQTVRKTDDDKSDETGNKRILRKTTEKSDKPGNKRTVRKTDGDKSDESGNNQILRKTTDKSDKPGNKRTVKKTDGDKSDESGNNQILRKTTDKSDKPGNKRTVKKTDGDKSDESGNKQFVLTTDDDKSDESENENSEENKLETTASISAPIFPDIPRPSFEVSIHIISFVCSICHKKVIEVRTIPCPHLNCLDCIPRQCTIKCENSLLDKIYDRPELYDKAASGSELELYDLINR; translated from the exons ATGGCAGGGAACAAACGAATTAGGAGAAAAACCACTGACAAGTCAGACAAGCCAGGTAACAAACCAACTGTGGGAAAAACTGACGAAGACAAGTCTGACGAGTCAGGGAACAAACGAATTTTGAGAAAAACCACTAAAAAGTCAGACAAGCCAGGTAACAAACGAATTGTGAGAAAAGCCGATGACGACAAGTCTGACGAGTCAGGGAACAAACGAAATTTGAGAAAAACCACTGATAAGTCAGACAAGCCAGGTAACAAACAAACTGTGAGAAAAACCGATGACGACAAATCTGACGAGACAGGGAACAAACGAATTTTGAGAAAAACCACTGAAAAGTCAGACAAGCCAGGTAACAAACGAACTGTGAGAAAAACCGATGGCGACAAGTCTGACGAGTCAGGGAACAATCAAATTTTGAGAAAAACCACTGACAAGTCAGACAAGCCAGGTAACAAACGAACTGTGAAGAAAACCGATGGCGACAAGTCTGACGAGTCAGGGAACAATCAAATTTTGAGAAAAACCACTGACAAGTCAGACAAGCCAGGTAACAAACGAACTGTGAAGAAAACCGATGGC GACAAGTCAGATGAGTCAGGTAACAAACAGTTTGTGTTAACAACCGATGACGACAAGTCTGACGAGTCAGAGAACGAGAACTCCGAAGAAAACAAACTAG AAACAACCGCCTCTATCTCTGCGCCAATCTTTCCGGACATTCCACGGCCAAGCTTTGAAGTCTCAATACATATCATTAGTTTTGTGTGTTCTATATgccataaaaaagtaatagag GTTCGCACGATACCATGTCCACATTTGAATTGTCTAGATTGTATCCCAAGACAGTGTACCATAAAATGCGAAAATTCCCTCCTTGACAAAATCTACGACAGGCCGGAATTGTATGATAAAGCTGCATCGGGATCTGAATTGGAgctttatgatttaataaatcgGTAA
- the LOC114129838 gene encoding uncharacterized protein LOC114129838 isoform X5, whose protein sequence is MAGNKRIRRKTTDKSDKPGNKPTVGKTDEDKSDESGNKRILRKTTKKSDKPGNKRIVRKADDDKSDESGNKRNLRKTTDKSDKPGNKQTVRKTDDDKSDETGNKRILRKTTEKSDKPGNKRTVRKTDGDKSDESGNNQILRKTTDKSDKPGNKRTVKKTDGDKSDESGNKQFVLTTDDDKSDESENENSEENKLETTASISAPIFPDIPRPSFEVSIHIISFVCSICHKKVIEVRTIPCPHLNCLDCIPRQCTIKCENSLLDKIYDRPELYDKAASGSELELYDLINR, encoded by the exons ATGGCAGGGAACAAACGAATTAGGAGAAAAACCACTGACAAGTCAGACAAGCCAGGTAACAAACCAACTGTGGGAAAAACTGACGAAGACAAGTCTGACGAGTCAGGGAACAAACGAATTTTGAGAAAAACCACTAAAAAGTCAGACAAGCCAGGTAACAAACGAATTGTGAGAAAAGCCGATGACGACAAGTCTGACGAGTCAGGGAACAAACGAAATTTGAGAAAAACCACTGATAAGTCAGACAAGCCAGGTAACAAACAAACTGTGAGAAAAACCGATGACGACAAATCTGACGAGACAGGGAACAAACGAATTTTGAGAAAAACCACTGAAAAGTCAGACAAGCCAGGTAACAAACGAACTGTGAGAAAAACCGATGGCGACAAGTCTGACGAGTCAGGGAACAATCAAATTTTGAGAAAAACCACTGACAAGTCAGACAAGCCAGGTAACAAACGAACTGTGAAGAAAACCGATGGC GACAAGTCAGATGAGTCAGGTAACAAACAGTTTGTGTTAACAACCGATGACGACAAGTCTGACGAGTCAGAGAACGAGAACTCCGAAGAAAACAAACTAG AAACAACCGCCTCTATCTCTGCGCCAATCTTTCCGGACATTCCACGGCCAAGCTTTGAAGTCTCAATACATATCATTAGTTTTGTGTGTTCTATATgccataaaaaagtaatagag GTTCGCACGATACCATGTCCACATTTGAATTGTCTAGATTGTATCCCAAGACAGTGTACCATAAAATGCGAAAATTCCCTCCTTGACAAAATCTACGACAGGCCGGAATTGTATGATAAAGCTGCATCGGGATCTGAATTGGAgctttatgatttaataaatcgGTAA
- the LOC114129838 gene encoding dentin sialophosphoprotein-like isoform X3, whose translation MAGNKRIRRKTTDKSDKPGNKPTVGKTDEDKSDESGNKRILRKTTKKSDKPGNKRIVRKADDDKSDESGNKRNLRKTTDKSDKPGNKQTVRKTDDDKSDETGNKRILRKTTEKSDKPGNKRTVKKTDGDKSDESGNNQILRKTTDKSDKPGNKRTVKKTDGDKSDESGNNQILRKTTDKSDESGNKQFVLTTDDDKSDESENENSEENKLETTASISAPIFPDIPRPSFEVSIHIISFVCSICHKKVIEVRTIPCPHLNCLDCIPRQCTIKCENSLLDKIYDRPELYDKAASGSELELYDLINR comes from the exons ATGGCAGGGAACAAACGAATTAGGAGAAAAACCACTGACAAGTCAGACAAGCCAGGTAACAAACCAACTGTGGGAAAAACTGACGAAGACAAGTCTGACGAGTCAGGGAACAAACGAATTTTGAGAAAAACCACTAAAAAGTCAGACAAGCCAGGTAACAAACGAATTGTGAGAAAAGCCGATGACGACAAGTCTGACGAGTCAGGGAACAAACGAAATTTGAGAAAAACCACTGATAAGTCAGACAAGCCAGGTAACAAACAAACTGTGAGAAAAACCGATGACGACAAATCTGACGAGACAGGGAACAAACGAATTTTGAGAAAAACCACTGAAAAGTCAGACAAGCCAG GTAACAAACGAACTGTGAAGAAAACCGATGGCGACAAGTCTGACGAGTCAGGGAACAATCAAATTTTGAGAAAAACCACTGACAAGTCAGACAAGCCAGGTAACAAACGAACTGTGAAGAAAACCGATGGCGACAAGTCTGACGAGTCAGGGAACAATCAAATTTTGAGAAAAACCACAGACAAGTCAGATGAGTCAGGTAACAAACAGTTTGTGTTAACAACCGATGACGACAAGTCTGACGAGTCAGAGAACGAGAACTCCGAAGAAAACAAACTAG AAACAACCGCCTCTATCTCTGCGCCAATCTTTCCGGACATTCCACGGCCAAGCTTTGAAGTCTCAATACATATCATTAGTTTTGTGTGTTCTATATgccataaaaaagtaatagag GTTCGCACGATACCATGTCCACATTTGAATTGTCTAGATTGTATCCCAAGACAGTGTACCATAAAATGCGAAAATTCCCTCCTTGACAAAATCTACGACAGGCCGGAATTGTATGATAAAGCTGCATCGGGATCTGAATTGGAgctttatgatttaataaatcgGTAA
- the LOC114129838 gene encoding uncharacterized protein DDB_G0283697-like isoform X7: MAGNKRIRRKTTDKSDKPGNKPTVGKTDEDKSDESGNKRILRKTTKKSDKPGNKRIVRKADDDKSDESGNKRNLRKTTDKSDKPGNKQTVRKTDDDKSDETGNKRILRKTTEKSDKPGNKRTVKKTDGDKSDESGNNQILRKTTDKSDESGNKQFVLTTDDDKSDESENENSEENKLETTASISAPIFPDIPRPSFEVSIHIISFVCSICHKKVIEVRTIPCPHLNCLDCIPRQCTIKCENSLLDKIYDRPELYDKAASGSELELYDLINR, translated from the exons ATGGCAGGGAACAAACGAATTAGGAGAAAAACCACTGACAAGTCAGACAAGCCAGGTAACAAACCAACTGTGGGAAAAACTGACGAAGACAAGTCTGACGAGTCAGGGAACAAACGAATTTTGAGAAAAACCACTAAAAAGTCAGACAAGCCAGGTAACAAACGAATTGTGAGAAAAGCCGATGACGACAAGTCTGACGAGTCAGGGAACAAACGAAATTTGAGAAAAACCACTGATAAGTCAGACAAGCCAGGTAACAAACAAACTGTGAGAAAAACCGATGACGACAAATCTGACGAGACAGGGAACAAACGAATTTTGAGAAAAACCACTGAAAAGTCAGACAAGCCAG GTAACAAACGAACTGTGAAGAAAACCGATGGCGACAAGTCTGACGAGTCAGGGAACAATCAAATTTTGAGAAAAACCACAGACAAGTCAGATGAGTCAGGTAACAAACAGTTTGTGTTAACAACCGATGACGACAAGTCTGACGAGTCAGAGAACGAGAACTCCGAAGAAAACAAACTAG AAACAACCGCCTCTATCTCTGCGCCAATCTTTCCGGACATTCCACGGCCAAGCTTTGAAGTCTCAATACATATCATTAGTTTTGTGTGTTCTATATgccataaaaaagtaatagag GTTCGCACGATACCATGTCCACATTTGAATTGTCTAGATTGTATCCCAAGACAGTGTACCATAAAATGCGAAAATTCCCTCCTTGACAAAATCTACGACAGGCCGGAATTGTATGATAAAGCTGCATCGGGATCTGAATTGGAgctttatgatttaataaatcgGTAA
- the LOC114129838 gene encoding dentin sialophosphoprotein-like isoform X6 yields the protein MAGNKRIRRKTTDKSDKPGNKPTVGKTDEDKSDESGNKRILRKTTKKSDKPGNKRIVRKADDDKSDESGNKRNLRKTTDKSDKPGNKRTVKKTDGDKSDESGNNQILRKTTDKSDKPGNKRTVKKTDGDKSDESGNNQILRKTTDKSDESGNKQFVLTTDDDKSDESENENSEENKLETTASISAPIFPDIPRPSFEVSIHIISFVCSICHKKVIEVRTIPCPHLNCLDCIPRQCTIKCENSLLDKIYDRPELYDKAASGSELELYDLINR from the exons ATGGCAGGGAACAAACGAATTAGGAGAAAAACCACTGACAAGTCAGACAAGCCAGGTAACAAACCAACTGTGGGAAAAACTGACGAAGACAAGTCTGACGAGTCAGGGAACAAACGAATTTTGAGAAAAACCACTAAAAAGTCAGACAAGCCAGGTAACAAACGAATTGTGAGAAAAGCCGATGACGACAAGTCTGACGAGTCAGGGAACAAACGAAATTTGAGAAAAACCACTGATAAGTCAGACAAGCCAG GTAACAAACGAACTGTGAAGAAAACCGATGGCGACAAGTCTGACGAGTCAGGGAACAATCAAATTTTGAGAAAAACCACTGACAAGTCAGACAAGCCAGGTAACAAACGAACTGTGAAGAAAACCGATGGCGACAAGTCTGACGAGTCAGGGAACAATCAAATTTTGAGAAAAACCACAGACAAGTCAGATGAGTCAGGTAACAAACAGTTTGTGTTAACAACCGATGACGACAAGTCTGACGAGTCAGAGAACGAGAACTCCGAAGAAAACAAACTAG AAACAACCGCCTCTATCTCTGCGCCAATCTTTCCGGACATTCCACGGCCAAGCTTTGAAGTCTCAATACATATCATTAGTTTTGTGTGTTCTATATgccataaaaaagtaatagag GTTCGCACGATACCATGTCCACATTTGAATTGTCTAGATTGTATCCCAAGACAGTGTACCATAAAATGCGAAAATTCCCTCCTTGACAAAATCTACGACAGGCCGGAATTGTATGATAAAGCTGCATCGGGATCTGAATTGGAgctttatgatttaataaatcgGTAA
- the LOC114129841 gene encoding uncharacterized protein LOC114129841 — protein MPRISAVNRRYRCTRPSFKPQGFEGKYMEYLRSIRGPLSYLNTLDTCEMCAMALVQIAKQCCCQPCFVKWLFLEDGTKCETCEKPLKDVMTKEQADKFCERTGLKWKRLNETGHALTNLLIERRIRSMAHRTSN, from the exons ATGCCGAGAATAAGTGCAGTAAATAGAAGATATCGTTGTACACGGCCAAGTTTTAAACCACAGGGCTTTGAAGGAAAATACATGGAATATCTGCGAT cAATAAGGGGACCATTGAGTTATCTTAATACACTCGATACATGCGAAATGTGTGCAATGGCATTAGTTCAG attgcAAAGCAGTGTTGCTGTCAACCTTGTTTTGTAAAATGGTTGTTTTTAGAGGACGGTACAAAATGTGAAACATGTGAAAAGCCATTGAAAGACGTAATGACCAAGGAACAAGCGGATAAATTTTGCGAACGCACGGGGTTGAAATGGAAGAGATTAA ATGAAACCGGACACGCCCTCACGAATTTGCTTATTGAACGTCGGATTCGAAGCATGGCTCACAGGACTTCAAATTAA